The following proteins come from a genomic window of Vicinamibacterales bacterium:
- a CDS encoding gamma-glutamylcyclotransferase family protein has translation MPDHVFFYGTLMSPFNRPGRQRITPKLTYTGRATIKAALFDLGIYPAAVPAEDASVVWGEVYETQDTPSVLAALDEIEGYRPNEPERSLYTRILTDVTLDDGRAEKAWAYFYNAPLGQARRIESGDYLEHLNGK, from the coding sequence GTGCCTGACCACGTCTTCTTCTACGGAACCCTGATGTCGCCGTTCAACCGGCCAGGCCGCCAGCGCATCACCCCAAAGCTCACCTATACCGGCCGCGCCACCATCAAGGCTGCGCTCTTCGACCTGGGCATCTACCCCGCGGCCGTGCCGGCGGAAGACGCGAGCGTGGTCTGGGGCGAGGTCTACGAGACGCAAGACACCCCATCGGTGCTGGCCGCGCTCGACGAGATCGAGGGCTACCGGCCCAACGAGCCGGAGCGCAGCTTGTATACGCGCATTCTCACCGACGTCACGCTCGACGATGGGCGCGCGGAGAAGGCGTGGGCGTATTTCTACAACGCGCCGCTCGGTCAGGCGCGGCGCATCGAATCAGGCGATTACCTGGAACACCTCAATGGAAAGTAG